Below is a window of 'Nostoc azollae' 0708 DNA.
TTGCTCAGGTTCTGCTAATTTCATACCAATGATAAAAACGGTATCACCTAATTTAGGTTAATCTCCATTTTGTAAGAAATACTCTGGATGTTCTAACTTAACTGCTTCTTATGCCGTTTGATTACGTTGCCTTTGCCCAATTTTCTTACCATTAACAATGGTACCATTTAAACTTCCTAAATCCCTTACCCGAATATCTGGGGAATTAATGTCTAGTAAACAATGATAGCGGGAAATCCTCATATCAATTTCCTTAGCTAATTGCAAATTACAATCAGAATTCCTGCCGATTAAACAAGTGCTACGGAATTCAAATATATATTTCTTCCCTGATCATTTTACTTGTGTAATGGTGAGTATAATTTCAGATGGCATGAGAAAATTTAAACATTAAGACTAAGACTAAATAGATATGGAATAAATACTTATTGCTTAGGCAAAAAAAGGGAGTAGAAAAGAAAAAAATTTCAACCTCAAGTGAGTGGCCTTAAGTATTGAATATGATACAGAAATTAAAGTTTGTTGCGCTACCTGCGAATAGAAAACCTGATCATGTCTATTGTTTTTGTATTC
It encodes the following:
- a CDS encoding FHA domain-containing protein, whose product is MFEFRSTCLIGRNSDCNLQLAKEIDMRISRYHCLLDINSPDIRVRDLGSLNGTIVNGKKIGQRQRNQTA